The Stieleria maiorica genome includes the window TGCAATGCTTCTAACGCATGACGTGTCGTTCGGTTTAGCTCATGTGCCAGTTTTTCAACAGAAAGCCCAAGTGCTGCCAAGTGCAGCAACTTCGATTTTTCGTCTTCAGTTGCTTCAACGGTAGATTGCATTTCTTCAACAACATCAACGACGGTGTCGTATGCTGATCGGAGACGTTTTTCGACCGTAGCAAGCCCCAGTTCCGGCTTTTGGTCGTGCTTATTCAACAATGCGTCGAGTGACTGATTGATTTTCTCTTCAACTTCCGACAGCTGATCAGAAAGTTCGCCGAAATCGACCTTCTGTTTTCCTTTTGCCCGAAGTTCTTCATCTACTTCGATTAGATAACCACGGAATTCATTTTCTAGTGCAAGCTTGCATAGATTGATCAGCGCACGTTTTTCGGGGCAATCCCGAAGCCCCTCACGGTTCGTCTGATCTTCCAACTTAGGATTAGCGGCCGCCGAAATATCTACTTTGCCAATTAGTTGAGCCCGATTTACCTTGTAGCCCTGAGACGCGAGCGCACGCCTATCAAGATCCAGCCAATCATCTTCTTCACTGCCATAAGGTGGTACACGAAATCCGTCACGGTAGAGAGCAAGCCCGCCTGACCACTGTCTAATTAGCGACTTGAGGTCCAGCACTTCTTCATTCACCGTGATCTTCTTTATCAAGCGGCGATTGAACCAGTAGCATTTGAGTGTAAATGGACCCAGCGAGTAAAGCGTATCCAAATCGATGTCGAAGTCGCTCGACTTTTGGTCGTTGAACAGGCCACAAAGGTCGTCATAATTGTGCACGAAGCTTGTCCTCCGACCTTCTAGCTTCTCGCCAGTTGCACTCGAAACCAGATATTCAATATCTCCGCTAAATCGAACGTCCTTGCCGCCATTCCTGGTTTTTGCAAGCTCAAATCGGGATTCAAGGATCCCGTGTGCTCGTTCGGTCAGAATTTCGCTCATTCGCGGCACGGGAACTCGTTGACCGTTATACTTCAACGTAACAGCAATCCGTCGGCTGCTTGCGAAGGGGTCAAGAAGTCTCGCGATGTCATCGTTGGCAATCTCCGCCAACTTCGAGCGGGACCAATTCTCGTTGAGACGTGAAATCCACACGGTGGTTCCGCGTTTCTCCTCCGTTTCGATCATGTCCCCTTTCACGGGACTGACATCGACATCTTCGATTAGTTTGCCGATCTCGTCGCCAAAATCGCCCCAGTCAATTTCAAGAATATTCCAGTGAGTATCTTCCGCGGTAGCTGTTTGAACCCAAAGGTGCTTTCCGAGCCGCATCGTCGAAAGCCGTCCGATCCCTTTTTCACCTAAAATTGTCTTTGTTGAGTTTAGGCGTTCGAGTTTTCTGTGTGGTGTCCCGACTGTCAAATAATTGGCATCCAGCTCCGCCAGCGACATGCCATGGCCGAAATCCGTGAAGCTAATCGTATTTGCATCAAGCAACAGAGACGCGAGTTCGTCCAGTTTCGCTGCAGCATCTACTTCTCTTAGCCAATCGACGATCCCTCTTGCATTCGACTCCGCGTGGTAATGAATCTTTTCCTTCACCGCTTTCAGTAATCTATCTTGTTTGGTTTCCCCAACGCTCGAAATGTCTTCAAGTAGAGACTCGACAATCTCGATCGGCAGCCGGTTGGCGACGTCAACGATCACTCGTTTCGATCCCGCATCGAACGCATTCTTGATCAATTCGTAGAATGCGACCCCGTCGGAGCTAATTAACTCCCCACCAAGCTGA containing:
- a CDS encoding ATP-binding protein codes for the protein MPFKVTARTILQLGGELISSDGVAFYELIKNAFDAGSKRVIVDVANRLPIEIVESLLEDISSVGETKQDRLLKAVKEKIHYHAESNARGIVDWLREVDAAAKLDELASLLLDANTISFTDFGHGMSLAELDANYLTVGTPHRKLERLNSTKTILGEKGIGRLSTMRLGKHLWVQTATAEDTHWNILEIDWGDFGDEIGKLIEDVDVSPVKGDMIETEEKRGTTVWISRLNENWSRSKLAEIANDDIARLLDPFASSRRIAVTLKYNGQRVPVPRMSEILTERAHGILESRFELAKTRNGGKDVRFSGDIEYLVSSATGEKLEGRRTSFVHNYDDLCGLFNDQKSSDFDIDLDTLYSLGPFTLKCYWFNRRLIKKITVNEEVLDLKSLIRQWSGGLALYRDGFRVPPYGSEEDDWLDLDRRALASQGYKVNRAQLIGKVDISAAANPKLEDQTNREGLRDCPEKRALINLCKLALENEFRGYLIEVDEELRAKGKQKVDFGELSDQLSEVEEKINQSLDALLNKHDQKPELGLATVEKRLRSAYDTVVDVVEEMQSTVEATEDEKSKLLHLAALGLSVEKLAHELNRTTRHALEALHGIQKGKDADSLREAAEIQLVSLQKRLQNLDPQLGPKRNRKEEFDLRDCIRLAVGAYEGKAKRHGVELSVQFHPNRPINLKTVKACVIQVLHNLLDNSFYWLTAKRRKHDIVDERRKIEIIVNAQDGTFKFFDNGPGIAPENRERVFREFYTLKKSGEGKGLGLFIARELLELYGGTITLSEENVNENGRLTTFLVDFSGMKA